The following nucleotide sequence is from Thunnus albacares chromosome 15, fThuAlb1.1, whole genome shotgun sequence.
CGGCAACGATACTTTCAAATACGGACACCTTTGCAATGTTGCTGGAAGATTTACCTGAGGGTCGACTGGACAGATACCGTGATAATGGGTAGAGCCCATAAAACAACAGGATGCCAATCATGCTGCCCTACTCAGATAAGCGCATGCGCGTTCTGAAGTTGGTGGTGTTTTTTTGGACGGTCAGGGGACACTACTAAAGTGTCTCTGGTGTTGTCtcctttgtgcatgtgttttggCTTTTGAATATGacaatactaaaaaaaaaaattctaagaaaaaagaaaaatattaaatgtacagtacttgCTTTCCTGGCATGGTGCAGGGAACCTGTACTCCAAATGTTACCATTTATCAATTCTATATAATATGCTTGGATGTACTAAACACTAGAATGTAACCACACTAATGAATAAATTATCCCCAGCACTACACATGACATGCTACCTGAAAGGTAGAATTACCTGCTGGGCAGTAGAGGCATTTCATTTCACAGCACTAAGCTCACACAAACCAGACGCTGAATGAACAAACTGAAGATGTTTTCAAACAGAACATAGGCTCTAACAGCAGACAGCCATGTCGACACTGTCTTTTGAGTCCCTCTGTTTAAAAGATGATGATTGTCCATCTCCGACACTGTATCGAGGCTCTGAGGATGAGTTTGACACAGACTTGGAGTTGGATGGTAAGTAAATGAAATCATTCTTGGATTAATTCCTGCAGTTCtcaggttaaaaaaacaatataataagtcatttttttctaatctGATTGTAAAGCTGTAATtcatgtacacatacatacatatacatactgttAATTCATGATATTGATATAAAACCTTTCCCAGTTTCTAAAAGCAATGCAATTAAATGGCTTGTTTTGAGTGTTCctgtaaaaaatatgttcattACTTTATCTACAGGCAAAGGCTGATATAGTAGGACTCACATTCTTACTCATTTCCAGAAAAAGACGAGAGCAACAAGGAAATGTCTATAGCTGAAGTGTACCTGCAAGCCTGCAAGTTGGTGGGTGTGGTGCCAATCTCCTACTTCATACGAAACCTTGACTCTCCCACCATGACACTCAGCCACCATGGGCTGGGACCTTTGGGGTGCAAGGCACTAGCCATTGCTTTGGTGGTGAGTTTTGAAATGCAAGTATGTTACTGaatgtgactttttaaaatagAACATTTCTGATGagctctttgtgtgtttgtattgtgtttaGAGTGATATGCATATCAACACACTGGAACTGGCAGACAATTACATTCAAGCTGAGGGAGCCAAATACCTTGTGGAGATGTTGAGGGCTAATTTCACCATTCAGCATCTGGTATGTAGCACTGCTAATTTACCACTAGAGGTAGCAAAAGTGCTTTTTAGGAGACAGTTTACTTGACTTTTACTGTGGAGGATTCTGCATACctgcatttctctgttttttctttcaggaCTTGTCCAACAACCACCTGCAGTCTGCAGGAGCTGAGCATGTTGCTAAAATGTTGCTTGACAGCATTTCAGTAAAATCTATGAAACTTTCAGGtaatgtgcatatatatattaCAAAGCTGTACTGGCTGTAAGGTGATGTACTGATACCGAGGTAGACGGATACAGTTTCAAGAACCCACAGTCCATAATCAAAACAGCGAATCTCATGGCTCACGGTGCTTTTCCTGTGCTCTGACAAGGGGGAGggggaaagacaaaaaagacagatttttcaACAATCAGTAAATTTAACAGCAGCAATAATAGGATtgctattatttattatcaagCTTATTTTGTATATTCAAACAAGTACTATTTCTCCAACAGGAAATGGATTTACTGATGATGATGCTAAATATTTTGCAGATGCTTTATCGGTAAgttattgttatgttttatataattatgtaatggttatttggttatttttgctattttttgtTGCtaatatgtttacatttagaccAATTCCAGAataaaacaactagacctgaGCCATAATGAGTTttgtggaagaggaggagagcatTTGGGACAGCTGTTGGGTACGGTAAAAGTGTGGTGCCATACTAAGAAAAATGGCCACAGTAGTGGACACAAGATCCATTTCTTTTTCACTAATTTTACCTTCCATTTGTACAGCCAACAATGAAGGTCTAGAGGTACTGGATCTTAGTTGGAATCATCTTAGAATGAAAGGGGCTGTTGCTTTTTGTGCTGGATTAAAGGTATGGCTGATCATTGATCAATGACTTGCTAAACAACATTTGATCACCATGATCAACATCTTCTCCATATTTAGGTGAATATGATGTTAAAGCACCTTGACTTATCATGGAATGGTTTTGGGAATGAGGGTGCTCTGGCTATGGGAGAGGCCCTAAAATTCAACAACTCTCTGGTGCACCTCAACCTCAACAACAACCGCGTGACCAACGAGGGCATCGGCATGCTGTGCAAGGGTCTTGAGGCCAATGACACTCTCCGAGTTCTACTGGTGGGTAAATGAGGTTGCATTCAGCCAACAACAGACACATTGTGAGGTGATGTGTGAAGTAATGTTTGTGTCATACGTGCCTGTAGCTTGCTTACAACTCTTTAACGGTAGAGGGAGCACTGGCCCTGGTTAATGTGGTGAAGAACACACCTAAAACTGCCCTTGAGGAGATCAACATATGTGTGAGTGTAACACCATCATCGTCATGCCATTTTGATCACAGTTGAAACCACTCATATTAGCTGTTAATAATTTCAACTTTGTGTTCATATTGATCAAGAAAAGATagtattatttcatttttcatcatatcttaACTATGAAATGAAGAAGACTGAATGTAtcatttttttacctttttatctGAACAGAATGTGCTTGTAAATGAGAACTTTGTGCATCTGC
It contains:
- the LOC122998424 gene encoding leucine-rich repeat-containing protein 74A isoform X1, whose amino-acid sequence is MSTLSFESLCLKDDDCPSPTLYRGSEDEFDTDLELDEKDESNKEMSIAEVYLQACKLVGVVPISYFIRNLDSPTMTLSHHGLGPLGCKALAIALVSDMHINTLELADNYIQAEGAKYLVEMLRANFTIQHLDLSNNHLQSAGAEHVAKMLLDSISVKSMKLSGNGFTDDDAKYFADALSTNSRIKQLDLSHNEFCGRGGEHLGQLLANNEGLEVLDLSWNHLRMKGAVAFCAGLKVNMMLKHLDLSWNGFGNEGALAMGEALKFNNSLVHLNLNNNRVTNEGIGMLCKGLEANDTLRVLLLAYNSLTVEGALALVNVVKNTPKTALEEINICNVLVNENFVHLLEVTCLEHPSLDVQYGGVGGFIAKKPPKRIDPMKVIQDYLDQRKLRLWDFFRNIDKDGTMRVPVADFRKAVQQSSIPLDRYHIEELIQRLDRDRTGMVDYRGLADTRKQMMRDHRRQLRKVESRQKKEKQKSDRILKTFQSAVEAVTPRSSMVISPGGAKEDSSGPQHFSATPLSSWHHIVMSNSSRYSVSNLSNEHVHLPMIGGTTPYRPTSSPAMRSYSQPNLLDDSPRSAPGKSISAQGVRSDPEMGHSKLSPTANHLTRSRPALNAKQPEVKAKTKKVKKKKTKKRVAKDSKTPTQTVK